Part of the Streptococcaceae bacterium ESL0687 genome is shown below.
CTTGAAATCAAATCTTCATTGATATCTTCTAGACTAATGCTTCCTTCTTTTACAGCCCCTGCAATTTTTTTAACAGCCTGGGTAATTTCGTTACGACCCCCGTAGTTCAGGGCAAAATTTAAGATCATCCCAGTATTATCTTTAGTATCAATACTTGCCCTATCAATAGCATCAAGGGTTGACTTAGGAACACCTTGTCTTTCCCCAATCATTCTAATTTGAATATTTTCCCTATTTAAAACAGGAACGAATTTTTCATAAAAATCGATGGGTAGGCTCATAATGAATTTTACTTCTGCCTCAGGTCTTGCCCAATTTTCTGTTGAAAAGGCATAGACTGTCATGACCTTAATTCCCATTTTTTGACCATGAATGGCTGCCCTTTGGAGGGAATCCATACCTGCCTTATGACCTAAAATTCTAGGTTTCCCCTGTCTTTTAGCCCATCTTCCATTCCCGTCCATAATTATCCCAATGTGATTAGGAACTGGAATATCAGCTAAATTTTTTATATCTTTATTTTTAAACAGATTTAACATAATCACTCCACATACTTAATATCCTATTTTACCATAATTAAATTATTTTTAATACAGATAAAAGAGGGCCTAGGCCCTCTTATTTGTCTTCTTCGATTGGTGTGTCGTAAGGTCTTTGGCTCTCTTGATCAGCTTTTTCTTCACTGTCAGCTACAAATTTTTCTGCCTCGGCCTGTACTTGAGCTGGCTCTTTTACAGTTTTAATAGCAGACTTGTCAAAGGTTAAAATTACACCTTCACAATCAAGTTCAATAGTTCCAAGGTCATCATTAACAGCAAAAAGTGTACCGTGAAGTCCTCCGATGGTTACAATTGAACTTCCAATTTTCATGCTATCAAGTAAGTTTTTACGACTTTCTTGAGCTTTCTTTTGCTGTCTTGAGGTCATGAACATCATTCCCCCAACCATGACTAACATTACTAAAATAAATGGGCTACCCATATCTACCTCCGATTTTTATGTTGCTTTCTACAGTTTACCAAATTTCTTGGCCTTTAACAAATTAGAATTGCTTGGCATTTTCTT
Proteins encoded:
- a CDS encoding isoprenyl transferase, with the translated sequence MLNLFKNKDIKNLADIPVPNHIGIIMDGNGRWAKRQGKPRILGHKAGMDSLQRAAIHGQKMGIKVMTVYAFSTENWARPEAEVKFIMSLPIDFYEKFVPVLNRENIQIRMIGERQGVPKSTLDAIDRASIDTKDNTGMILNFALNYGGRNEITQAVKKIAGAVKEGSISLEDINEDLISRNLETSILPEEYWDPDFIVRTSGEERLSNFLPWQAAYSELYFTPTLWPDFDEAELEKAVEIYKKRDRRYGGIK
- the yajC gene encoding preprotein translocase subunit YajC; the encoded protein is MGSPFILVMLVMVGGMMFMTSRQQKKAQESRKNLLDSMKIGSSIVTIGGLHGTLFAVNDDLGTIELDCEGVILTFDKSAIKTVKEPAQVQAEAEKFVADSEEKADQESQRPYDTPIEEDK